The following is a genomic window from Devosia neptuniae.
TCCATCGGTGTCGGGCGCGTGTGGCCGCATGGCTTTCCGCTCGGCACGATGCTGATCAATATTGTCGGCTCCATCGCCATGGGCCTGCTCATCGGCATTCTGGCTCGCACCTTGCCGCCTTGGGCGCCGGAGGCGCGGCTGTTCGTCGCCGTGGGTATGCTGGGCGGCTTTACGACGTTTTCGTCCTTTTCGCTCGATACAATCGTGCTGATTGAGCGCGGCGAAATGGTACAAGCTGGCTTCTATGTGCTGTTGTCGGTTGTGGTTTGTCTCATTGGCCTTTATCTCGGGCTTTTGGTGACCAGAGGCAGCCCGGCATGAGTGCGGTACAACAGCGGCAGGTAAGCAGCGACGAAGACGGGATGCGTCTCGATCGCTGGTTCGCACAGAATTTTCCGCAACTCGGTTTCGGGCGGCTACAAAAGCTCATTCGCAATGGCGAAGTGCGCGTCGACAAGGGCCGCGTGCAGACCAGCACGCGCCTGACTGCCGGGCAGACCGTGCGCATTCCCCCGATCGACGATGCCGAGACGGTCAAGCCGGTGCGCGTCAATTCGGGCGATGCGCAATTCCTGCGCGATATCATCCTTTATGAAGACGAGGATATTTACGTCTTCAACAAGCCCCATGGCCTGGCCGTGCAGGGCGGCAGCGGCACGTTCCGCCATCTCGATGGCATGCTGAAAAGCCTGCCCAACAAGCTTGGCGAGGCGCCGCGACTGGTCCATCGTCTCGACCGCGACACCTCCGGGTGCCTCGTGGTTGCCAAGACCCAGTCGGCCGCCAGCCATTTTGGCGAGGTGTTCCGCTCGCGTGCGGCCCGCAAGATCTACTGGGCTGTTGTGGCCGGCAATCCCAATCCGCGCC
Proteins encoded in this region:
- the crcB gene encoding fluoride efflux transporter CrcB, coding for MQNFLLVGLGGAIGAMARYGASIGVGRVWPHGFPLGTMLINIVGSIAMGLLIGILARTLPPWAPEARLFVAVGMLGGFTTFSSFSLDTIVLIERGEMVQAGFYVLLSVVVCLIGLYLGLLVTRGSPA
- a CDS encoding RluA family pseudouridine synthase → MSAVQQRQVSSDEDGMRLDRWFAQNFPQLGFGRLQKLIRNGEVRVDKGRVQTSTRLTAGQTVRIPPIDDAETVKPVRVNSGDAQFLRDIILYEDEDIYVFNKPHGLAVQGGSGTFRHLDGMLKSLPNKLGEAPRLVHRLDRDTSGCLVVAKTQSAASHFGEVFRSRAARKIYWAVVAGNPNPRQGEISCFLAKQATTDGEQMVVVKNGTPGAQHSMSYYSTTDTASRRFAWVTLKPVTGRTHQLRVHMAQLGTPIIGDPRYFNIENWQGAPGLGEGLQLHARRIALPLRNGKRLDISAPLPPHMRESFDALGFDPDRFDVSKDPEDGA